The nucleotide sequence TTGAAATACCCGGAAAGAAATGTCCCAATCCTATACCAACTGCCATTGCAAGGAATATCCATAAGGTAAGGTAACGGTCAAGAAATTTTAGTTTTGGTTGCATAGCGTTGCTAATTTGTAAGTTCTTTATATTGGTTTGCTGTCAATAAGTTTTCTAATTCTGTAAGGTCTTTGATTTCAATTTTTATCAACCAACCATCTTTATATGGGTTGTCATTGATAAGTGTAGGTGCTTTCAATAGTAGGTCGATTGTTTCAATGATTTTACCCGATACGGGCATAAATAAATCCCTGACCGTTTTAACCGCTTCAACAGAGCCGAATACTTCATCCTGCTGAAAATTATATCCAACATTCGGTAAGTCTGCATTTACAATTTCGCCCAATTCACTTTGTGCAAATTCTGTGATGCCTATTGTACCAATATTCTCTTGTACTTTAATTCAAGTATGTTCTTTTGAATACTTTATATCGTTTGGAAGTTCCTTTTTATCATTTTTAGGATTAATAACCTCTTCTTAAATTTTCTGCGTATTCGTTTGGTAGTGGGCTTTCTTCAACTGCTTTTGCTGATTTTTCAATATCATAATCAAAGCGTATAAATTCTACACTGATACTATCTTTATCTAGTACTGAACTATCTTCATTGATTGTAAGCATCACGTAGCCACCTCTTACATCATTATCTTTAGGTTTACCTACCGAACCAATATTGATGGCGTGTCTGAAATGATTTTTTCCGTCAATACCAGAATTTAAAATACGGTGGTATGGCTTGTGTGTATGCCCGAAACACAAAATGTCCGCGTCCGCCTGTTCCATAATTCTGAGCATACTTTTTTCTTCTCTATCCTCAAATAAATATTCATTTATTTTTCTTGGACTTCCGTGTACTAATAATAAATTGAGCTTATCTTCATTCAATTGAAATTCTACTTTGATATGTGCAGGAAGTGTACGCAAATAGGCTCTTTCTTCATCTTTCATAATAGAGTTGGTAAATGAAATAGAGATTTTCCCATTATCTTTTTCCCCGTCTGTTTTGTACGCACATCCACAATCGTTGCTCATACGCCCGATGCCAAAATCATAATTTCCTGCAATGGTTGGTATTTTCCTTTTACGGATTTCGTTTACAACTTCATTTGCCCAAATATTATAACCTACCAAATCGCCTAAGCAATAAATACTGTCGGGGTTTCTTTTTTCTACATCTTCAAAGAATGCTTCTAAGGCAGGTAGATTGGCGTGAATGTCGCTGAATAATGCAATTTTCATTTTTATTGATTTTTATGTTTTGAATTTTGTTTTACTTATTAAGATATTAACAACAACCACCTCCTGGCGTACAAGCGTTTGAATTGTTTACAGATAATTCAGTCAAATTTTTCTTTTGTTTCTCTGAAGGAATGCCACAAGCATCCTGAGCCAAACACGCAGTCGTTTTATTTTTTAGTACAAATGTTTTCCCGTTAAACTCCAAATCGTACTTGCCAATTGTTCCGCTTTGATATTCTACTTCTATCTCAGCATCTTCCATTCCGAATTTTTCTTCAGATAACTTGATGATGTTTAATAGTTTGGTCGGCTTTAATCTATGCTCGTAATCATCTGCATTCCATAATTGAGAGTTGACCACTTTTTCATTTCTGATTGTTCCACCACAATCGATGAAATTCTTTGTAATTACACCCACTTCTGTAACGTGAAAGTGTTCTGGTACAAATATTCCGTTCTCTAATTGAAATTCAACATTATCTAATGTTGGTAAGATTTCTTTGATGTCTGATAGTTTCATAAATCTTCTATTTTATTATGATATTTTTCTATACTTTGGAATTCTATTTTTGATATACAAATTTAATCGATACATAATATTGCAATATAACGATATTAAGGAATGTAAAAAAATGCCTTTAACAGCATTGATTTACTTTTACTTCCTGTTCAAAGAATTGATTGAAATACTCTTGTATCTCTTTCCATTTCTTTTCTTCTATACAATAACAAACTGATTTTCCATCTATTGTACCCTGTATAATACCCATATATTTCAACTCTTTTAAATGCTGCGAGATTGTCGCTTGCGCCAAACCTAATTTATCCACCAAATCATTGCAAATGCAGGATTTTTGATTGATAATATATTGAAGTATAGCTACCCTTGCAGGATGTCCAAAAACTTTAAACAAAGAAGCTAATTTATTTTGTTCATCTGAAAACATATCTGATTTTGTAAGCCCCATACTTAATTATTTAATATCGCAATATTACGATATTAAATTTGAAATACAAAAAGATTTAATAGCTTTTTACAAATTATATTTAAAAAAGGTATCAGGATATAACTTCTATTTTTTATAAAATTATATTTTGAACTTGTTACCATCTTTGAGACAAAATCATACACATTATTAATAATTTTCTAAAATTTTTTCTTTACAACTTTTAAAGACAATCTTCTCGCATAAATCCAGTGATAAATGAATGTGAAGCTCTCATTCCTTTTGTTTCTAATTATTAGACACTAAGAAGGATGCTATATCTCTCACAACTTTACTTATAAATACAGGATATCTCTGGAAAAAAATGTTTTTCTTTCTGATCATTAAGCTGGATTTCTTTTTCAATAAAAAATACTCCGCTAACCTCACACAACTCCCTACAGGAAAAATATTAGGATGTTTTTTGCTAAATTCAAATCTTACGATCTCTCTTGGAAATCGAAAGATATATAAATAAAAAATATATGAAGATTATTAACAAAAGATGACTAGCAGCTTTTTTAGGATGTCGAACTTAAGTTTTGTCTTCTTCAAGACATTTTTGAAATCTTAACAGACAAATTTCAATATCTTTTTAAAAAAACTGTATCATTACTTTACAAGGCATATCAACTTCGAATATAGATCCTCTATACAACTATCTTTGTCTGATAATTTAATTATCTCAGAAATCTTTTTACATTCTTTTGTCAAGATATTTTTGTTTAAGTAACATCATGTCCTCACTAACTTTGCTATCTAATATCTTCGCATAATGCTGCGTAGTTTTAATACTTTTATGACCTAGCATTTTACTTACACTTTCAATAGAGACCCCGTTAGATAAAGTAACGGTTGTTGCAAAAGTGTGGCGTGCAATATGGTAAGTTAATTCCTTATTGATACCACACAGATCTGCAATTTCTTTCAAATAGGCATTCATCTTTTGATTACTAAGAATAGGCAGAAGTTTTCCACTATTAAGGCAAGCCGGATGATTTTTGTATTTTTTAATAATTTTCTCTGTTTGAGAAAGTATGGGAATATTAGAAGTAGTTTTAGTTTTCTGACGTTTGGTATAAATCCATTGAGAGCCATCAAGACCTAAATTGATATTTTGATATGTTAGTTTTTGGGTATCAATGTACGCCAGTCCGGTGAAACAGCTGAACAGAAAAATATCTCTAACCAAAGACAATCTCTCATTTGTAAAATCTTTGGTAAAAAGCACTTCAATTTCCTGTTCATTAAGAAACATTCTCGTCACTTCATTAAACTTAGAATGATAGTTCATAAAAGGGTCTCGCTCTATCCATCCATTCGCAAGACAAATACGAACAATCTTACCAAAATTCTTAATATACTTAACAGCAGAATTATTGTTGCAGGATCTCTCGGTTCTTAAAAAAAATTCAAAATCATTTAGAAAAGCATAATCAATCTTTTTAATTTCAATGTCGGTAATACTATATTTCCATTTCAAGAAATCTTTTGTATGTTTGAGACATGTTTTATAACGTGTCAATGTTCCTTGTGCAAATTCTTTTTCAATCAGTTTCTCCATTCGATCATTATGATCCTGAAAAATAGGAATGAGCATTCTGGTCAATTTACCTTTACCAACTAACTTATTTTTAAGAGTCTCACAAGTTACTGTTTCCTTATCTCTGATTAATTCGTGATAGGCATCATAAACTTTCTGCTCAAAAGTTTTCAAATAAAAATTAAGTGATCTAAATTCTTCAGAAGAGCCACTAACCTTCTGCATTGCAGAATTCCATTTTGAAGCCTTTACTGTACGTTTTGTGCTTATCTCGGATATCTTGCCATCAATTGTAATTCGTAAGTAAATAGGAGACTCTCCTAAAGAATTGATTTTAGCTTTTTTTACATAGAAAAGTAAATTGAATGTCTTGTTCATTTCGTAAAGGGTTTGAGATTTAAAATTAATCTTAGCAAAAACTTATCACAAGATATTCAGTTCCTGAACTAGCTACTGAACAGGGTTTGTTGAATTTTCAGTGACCTTTTTAAACCTATTTTAACAGGTCACTGAATAGGTCACTTTCAAATTGTGCTTTTTTAACTTTCTTTGAATAGACATAAAACGAAAAAAGCTTTAAAACATATGTTTTAAAGCTTTTTGCACTACTTTGATATTGTAGTTGCGATCCGGACGGGACTCGAACCCGCGACCTCCGCCGTGACAGGGCGGCATTCTAACCAGCTGAACTACCGGATCTTTTGCCATAACTAAAGGATAATACCCTTCGTTATTGTGGTTGCAAAAATACAACAATAATTTACATCTCCAAATTTTTTACAAAAAAAAACGCCTTTCAAAAAGAAAGGCGCTCATTTTCAATATAATTATTTTCTTACAAATAAGAATTAAGTTTTTCTGCTATCACTTCTTTAGGTGCCACACCCACGATTTTATCAACCACTTCTCCATTTTTGAAGATCAGAACCGTAGGAATATTTCTGATACCATAATCTACAGATACCTGCTGATTATTATCTACATCCACTTTTCCAACTACCGCTTTACCTTCAAAATCTGCAGCAACTTCTTCGATGATTGGTCCAAGCATTCTGCAAGGTCCGCACCAAGTTGCCCAAAAATCCACTAAAACTGGTTTATCAGAGTTTAGTACTGTCTCCTGAAAGGATTGATCTGTAATTTCTACTGCCATGATTTCTTTTTCTTTATTGTTTTATTAAACAAAATTACAAAATTTATAATTGATATGATCTGTTGATTATCTATGCAGACTATCAGATTTTTCTATAATGAATGGTTTTTCTATTTCCAATAGCGCACTTACAAAAGCATCTATATCCTGCTTAGTAGTGAAGTGACTAAAAGAAACTCTCACAGGAGTTGAATTTTCCAACTCTTCTTCAGATAAAACAGACATCAAAACCATTGATGGCTTTGCAGCTCCTGAACTGCATGCACTACCCTGAGAAATAGCAATGCCCGTCATATCCAACTGAAGACCTATCAAAGGGTTTTTATAAGGTAATAAGATGTTCAGAACAGTATATAGGCTGGTGTCATCCGCACTTCTTCCATTGAATTTTATACCGTGGATTTTATCTTTCAGCTGCTCAATTGCATAATGCTTGATCTCCAGAATATGATTTTTATATTCTTCCATTTTTTCCTGAGAGATTTCCCAAGCTTTTCCTAAACCTGCAATTCCGGTTACATTCTCAGTCCCGGCTCTCAAACTTCTTTCTTGAGGACCACCTGTAATGATTCCTTTCAGACCTGAAGATTTTCTTACAAATGCAAATCCCGCACCTTTTGGTCCGTGGAATTTATGTGCACTGCAAGATGCAAAATCAACAGGAATTTTTGAGAAATCCAAATCCAAATGTGCCATTGTCTGAACTGTATCAGAATGGAACAATGTATTATTTTCTTTACAAAGATGAGCTACTTTTTCAATGTCCAGAAGATTCCCAATTTCGTTATTGGCGTGCATCAATGTTACAAGAGTTTTCTTGTCTGAGGATTTTAGAACTTCTTCTAATTTATTCAAATCAAAATCTCCGTTGGAATCCGGTCTTAGGTAAACTAATTCAACACCTTTCAATTTTTTCATCTCAAGGCAAGTTTCAGCTACACATTTGTGTTCCAGAGCCGAAGTAATGATTCTTTCAACGCCGAGATAATTCACAGCAGATTTGATAATCATATTATTGGATTCCGTTCCACAGGACGTGAATACAATTTCGCCAGGAGTTACTCTTAGAGAATCCGCAATCTTTCGCCTTACTTCTTCCAAAATGGTCTTGGCTTCCTGTCCCAAACTGTGTGTGGATGACGGATTGCCATAATTGAATTTTAAAACATTCACCATACAGTCTATCACCTCATCGTCTAGAGGCGTAGTCGCTGCGTTATCCAGATAAATTCTTTCCATTTTTAAATTAGATTTGAAGCCGAAAATTGTTCGAAAAATTAAGCTACAAAATTAATGAAAAAATCGGTAATGAGACTCATTTGCAAATTTGAACATGGCTTTGTCTCCGAAAGTATCTCCAAAAGCGATGATTTTATCAAATTTCTTATCTCCAATTTCAAGTTTAATTCTATTAACTTTCTCTTCTTTATTACAGTTTTTCCCAACGAATTTCCCTGTAAAAATATCATCTTTGAACTCTGCCTGCGTAGAAAGCAATTTCATATTAAATTTCTCAGCAAATGGTTTCACCCAAATATCCAGAGATGCTGAAACAATATAGGATTCGGTATGGGTTCTATCGATATTATTAATAAAGTCTAAAGCGTTTTCTCTGAACAAACTTGGGTAGTTTTCTTCAAAGAATTGTTGTGCTTTTTTTTCGATTTGATATCTGGATTTACCTTTCAGAATGGATGCAATCAAACTTTTTTTGACAGATTCTGCATCTGCTAATTTTAATTTCAGCAAAGCAAAAAGTGGAACGTGCTTCAAGAATTGAACCGAATATTTTGCTGGGTCATAAAACTTCAAAAACATAAACATTGTGTCTTTGTAAGTTAAAGTTCCATCGAAGTCAAATAGATATAATTTTTTCATCAGGTTTTAAAGCTTCAATTTTTTAAAAATAAACTCAGGAATATTTCTGATTATCATCATAATAATTGCCCAAATTGGTAAAACGTAAGCAACATTTTTTTTATTTTTATAAGCTTTATAAATACCTGCTGCTGCTTTTTTTGGAGTCGCAGTCAAAGCCGGATTTAGTGGCAAACCTTCCGTCATTTTGGTATCCATAAAACCTGGCTTCACGGTCAGAACGTGAACTTTTTTATCGAAGAGATAATTTCTCAACCCGCTAAGATAAGCTGTCAACGCCGCTTTTGCACTTCCGTAGATGAAATTGCTTTGTCTTCCTCTTTCGCCAGCGACAGATGATAGAACTATCATTGTTCCTTGTCTCTTGGATTCCATTTTTTTGGCGAAGAAATTGAGGACAGGAACTAACTTAGCATAATTGACATCAATTATTTGCGCTGTATTTCCATCATCATAAAGTCCTTCTTCCGTTCCTAAACCGAGATAACCAGAGGCACAAAACAATAAATCGGAGTTGATGTTTTCCAACGTTTTATAATCAATCTCTTTCCTCAAATCCAAAGTAATAATTTCAGAATGCTGAAGAAATTTCACATTGATATGACCCGCGAATTTCTCAGTAGTTTCCGGATTGGAACTCAACAAATAAATTGTGGAAAATTTTTCTCCCTTAGCCAAACATTCTTCTACAAATGCTTGTGCAACTTCGGAATTGGAACCTAATACTATCATTTTATTGAACGCAAGTTGCGCTAAGTTTTAGTTTTTATAAGTAATTTTTTTGAACACAAAGCGCACAATGACTTTAATTTACTCTTTATAATGTTCACAAAGGCACTAACGCTTACAAAAGTTTATAATCTGTAAACACAGAATCTATAAATTGCGTTTATTTTCCTCCGCTCAATATTCTTTTATGTTGAAGTGATACAAACTTGGATGAATCCACATTCTGAAGATAATTAGTCAGAGAAGACTTGCTCATACTATCTTTTGTTAAGTAAATTCTTCCTCCGAAATTTTCTACGATTGTATCCAATTGGTCAACCAATTTTCTCAATCCTTTGTTGACTTTAAAATCTAAAGCTAAAGTATAACCTTCGATTGGAAAAGAGTTATATGCTTGAGGATTATGCTTTCCAAAAAGCTTCAAAACAGCTAAGAAAGAACCGTTTCCACTTTTTGCAATGGCGTCAAGAATTTGTTTCATCCCTTCTTTTCCGTTTTCTTTCGGAATGACCATTTGATACTGAATAAATCCGCTTTTTCCGTAGATTTTATTCCAATCATTGATGACATCCAAGGGATAGAAAAAGGTTTCGTAATCGATGAAATTATTGAGTTGTTTCTTCGTTTGCTTATTGTAATAAAGGAAATTAAAAATCTTAATAGTCAAGGCATTCAAAACAAATCCTGGAAAATAAAAAGGGACAGTTGGTTTAAATTTTTCTTTCAGTTTCAAAGATTTTTTCTGAAGATTGGATGACAATTCAGCTTTCAAAGCGTGTTCACCTCTCATCAAAATAGAACGACCAAGATTTTTTCCTTTTTGAAAACAATCAATCCAAGCCACATTATATGTCCAATCTTCACTTTCATCAAACAATTTGAAAACCTCATCCAGATTTTCAGCTTTGATGCTTTCTTGTCTGATGTAAGCTGATTCTATATTTTTCAGTTTGAATTTGGCTGAAAGAATAATTCCTGTCAAACCCATTCCGCCAATTGTAGCCCAAAATTTATCCGAGTTTTCTTCGCGTGAACAAGTAATCACTTCTGAGTTTTCATTCAATAATTTGAACTCATTGACATATTCTGAAAAACAGCCTTCTGCGTGATGATTTTTTCCGTGAACATCCGAAGCAATTGCACCACCAACAGAAACAAATTTAGTTCCCGGTGTTACATAAAGAAAATAACCTTGCGGAACTGAAACCTCTAAAACTTCTGACAAAAGAACTCCGGATTCACATTCTATAATTCCGTTTATTCTGTCAAATGAAATAAATTTATTGAGTCTTTTGGTAGAAAAAATATGTTCACCAAGAGAAGCATCGCCGTAGCAGCGGCCATTACCTCTGGCAATCACTTCATTATTTTCTCTTACAAATTGTTTTATTTTAGAAAGAGAATCATCCGATTTCATTTCTTTTTCTACAACAGGGAAATTTCCCCAATTTGTAACTCTCTGAATAAAATTCGGCTTCATCTATGAATATTTTTTTTCGCACAATACAATCGCAGTAATTTTTTTCATCGTGATTTGTTGGTTTTTTAAAGTAATAATTTTATCACTTAAAGTAGATTTGTAAAAGGAAAACAATGACCCATAAAACAATTGTAATCTGGATATATCGGTCCTTATAAACAATTTTGGTTGGTGATTCTGTTTTATTATAAACTAGTGTCTGCTGGAGATATCTCAGGAAAGCAAAAACCACAAAAATTACTGTGTAAAAAACACGTGGGTGGAATCTTGCCTGCACTTCCGGTGAAAGCGTAAACATAAGATAACAAATAATAGCTAGAGTACAGCTGATAGACAACGCAATATCCGCAAACTGAACATTATAACCATCTAAGGCTTTTCTTGTTTTCCCGGAAACCTGCGCATTGATAAGCTCTCCTCTTCTTTTTCCAATTGCCAAAACTAATGCTAAAACAAATGTGAGCAAGATAGCCCAATTGGTAACTATAATCCCTGTAACGTAACCACCTGCTAAAACCCTAAGCACAAAACCCAGCGCAATAATACAGATATCCACAATGGCAACGTGTTTCAGTTTAAAAGTATAGAAAATATTCAGAATAAAATAGGTCATTATAATAACCCCGAATTTCCACAAACTGACCTGAAAGATATTGTTTCCTACAAAAATCGATACTGCTGAAGAAAGAATTAATAATACGAATAAAAATTTTGCTCTCCGCTTGGAGACTGCTCCACTAGCCAGAGGTCTGTTTTTTTTTTCAGGATGCTTTTTGTCGGATTCTATATCCACATAATCGTTTAGTATGTATATTGAACTTGCTGTGAATGAAAATACTACAAATGCAAACAAACTCTCATTAAAAAGATGTGCGTTCATAATATTGCCTGAAAAAAATAATGGTGCAAAAACGAATAAGTTTTTTACCCATTGTTCTACACGCATTAGTTTTAAATAATTTTTCATCCTGTGTTCAATAATCCTACAAAAGTAGCATTAAAATAAAAAAACCGCAAATTGCGGTTTATTATTATCAGTTATATAATGCTATTTTCTGTTAATTACCAGATTTTGCATCATTAATCATTTTCTCGTTTGCAGTAATTGCAAATTCTACTCTTCTGTTTTTAGCTCTTCCTGCATCTGTATCGTTTGATGCAATCGGGCTAGACTTTCCAAGTCCTTCCGTAAACATTCTAGAAGCTGAAATCCCATTTGCCACAAAATAGTTTTTAACTGCAGCGGCTCTTTGAGCAGAGATTCTTAGGTTTACCGCATCACTACCAATACTATCTGTGTGACCATAAATATTGATATTAGTGTCTGGATTATTTTTCAGAACTGTTACCAATTTATCTAAATTAGTTTTAGCTAATGTAGTAAGATTAGCAGAATTAAAATCAAAATTTACAGTATTTTCGTTTAGCGTAACTTTAATACCTTCTCCTACTCTTTCCACTTCGGCACCAGGCAATGTTTCTTTGATTTCTTTAGCCTGCTTATCCATTTTGTCACCAATTACACCACCGGCAACTCCACCTACAACACCTCCTAAAACTGCTCCAAGTGGCGCATTTCCTCCTTTACCAATATTGTTTCCAAGAATACCACCAATTACAGCACCTGCTGCGGTACCGATAGCAGCACCTTTCTGAGTATTGTTAGCATTTTGGACTGATTCACAACTTGTTAGCAATAGTGAACCAGCGATAAAAAATGCTGCTATGTTTAGTTTATTTATTTTCATTTTAAAAGTGTTTATTATTTACCTTTTCTTACAAAATTATATCGTACATCCATCGCTTTTCCATCTGCTGTAAGAGATTGTACTAAAGTGAACGAATCTGCAGTTGCATTTTCTAGAAGTAGCTTGTAACCTGACAAAACACGTTTCGCTTTTTCTCCATCTCCCACTTTTTTGATAGAAACTACACTGTTTTTATCTACACTGAAAGTAATTGGCTGAATCTTCGAAGGACAGCCATTTTCACCATGTAGCGTATAAGTTCCCGTATAATTATTCGGAATAAGAGTCCAAGAACTGCCCACAAAGCAATTGATACTTGCACCTTCATCAAACGGTTTTATGGAATAATTTCTATCAAAGTCAATATTGGAAATATCCCACTGACCTTTTAGTTTCATTACATCTGCACGAAGCGCCTGTGCTTCACCAGCGCTCACTCCAGTTTTATTGGATGAGCAGGAAGTAGCCACTAAAGCTGTACCTAACATTCCTAAAAAAATTAATTTTCTCATAGTTTTATATTTACTGCTAAATTATTATTAAAAATTATGCCAAAGGATAAAAACAAAAAAAATCTGAGAGTGTCTCAGATTTTTTTTACTGTGCTAATCGTGTTAAATTTTTGTTTTGTCTAAAGCCTTATTTAACTTTTGTTTTTTTTACAGGTTTTTTAGTCGACTTTTTAGGCACTTCAGCTTTATAAAAATTCTTATAAGCATATTCTGCTGCTTTGGCCACATCAATTACTCCTGCAGATCTGGAAAGATTTTCAAATCCATTATTGGTACTTGCATTGGTTGTGTTTACTAATGACTCGATAATCTGTTCTGGTTTCAGATTTGGCATGTAAGCCAATAAAACTGCAGATGCACCAGCTACAACTGGTGATGCCATAGAAGTCCCCTGTAAATATTCATATTTCCCGTCCGGAACCGTAGAATAGATTT is from Epilithonimonas vandammei and encodes:
- a CDS encoding FAD-binding oxidoreductase, translated to MKPNFIQRVTNWGNFPVVEKEMKSDDSLSKIKQFVRENNEVIARGNGRCYGDASLGEHIFSTKRLNKFISFDRINGIIECESGVLLSEVLEVSVPQGYFLYVTPGTKFVSVGGAIASDVHGKNHHAEGCFSEYVNEFKLLNENSEVITCSREENSDKFWATIGGMGLTGIILSAKFKLKNIESAYIRQESIKAENLDEVFKLFDESEDWTYNVAWIDCFQKGKNLGRSILMRGEHALKAELSSNLQKKSLKLKEKFKPTVPFYFPGFVLNALTIKIFNFLYYNKQTKKQLNNFIDYETFFYPLDVINDWNKIYGKSGFIQYQMVIPKENGKEGMKQILDAIAKSGNGSFLAVLKLFGKHNPQAYNSFPIEGYTLALDFKVNKGLRKLVDQLDTIVENFGGRIYLTKDSMSKSSLTNYLQNVDSSKFVSLQHKRILSGGK
- a CDS encoding HAD family hydrolase, yielding MKKLYLFDFDGTLTYKDTMFMFLKFYDPAKYSVQFLKHVPLFALLKLKLADAESVKKSLIASILKGKSRYQIEKKAQQFFEENYPSLFRENALDFINNIDRTHTESYIVSASLDIWVKPFAEKFNMKLLSTQAEFKDDIFTGKFVGKNCNKEEKVNRIKLEIGDKKFDKIIAFGDTFGDKAMFKFANESHYRFFH
- a CDS encoding OmpA family protein, with the protein product MKINKLNIAAFFIAGSLLLTSCESVQNANNTQKGAAIGTAAGAVIGGILGNNIGKGGNAPLGAVLGGVVGGVAGGVIGDKMDKQAKEIKETLPGAEVERVGEGIKVTLNENTVNFDFNSANLTTLAKTNLDKLVTVLKNNPDTNINIYGHTDSIGSDAVNLRISAQRAAAVKNYFVANGISASRMFTEGLGKSSPIASNDTDAGRAKNRRVEFAITANEKMINDAKSGN
- a CDS encoding SDR family NAD(P)-dependent oxidoreductase, coding for MIVLGSNSEVAQAFVEECLAKGEKFSTIYLLSSNPETTEKFAGHINVKFLQHSEIITLDLRKEIDYKTLENINSDLLFCASGYLGLGTEEGLYDDGNTAQIIDVNYAKLVPVLNFFAKKMESKRQGTMIVLSSVAGERGRQSNFIYGSAKAALTAYLSGLRNYLFDKKVHVLTVKPGFMDTKMTEGLPLNPALTATPKKAAAGIYKAYKNKKNVAYVLPIWAIIMMIIRNIPEFIFKKLKL
- the trxA gene encoding thioredoxin, translating into MAVEITDQSFQETVLNSDKPVLVDFWATWCGPCRMLGPIIEEVAADFEGKAVVGKVDVDNNQQVSVDYGIRNIPTVLIFKNGEVVDKIVGVAPKEVIAEKLNSYL
- a CDS encoding site-specific integrase → MNKTFNLLFYVKKAKINSLGESPIYLRITIDGKISEISTKRTVKASKWNSAMQKVSGSSEEFRSLNFYLKTFEQKVYDAYHELIRDKETVTCETLKNKLVGKGKLTRMLIPIFQDHNDRMEKLIEKEFAQGTLTRYKTCLKHTKDFLKWKYSITDIEIKKIDYAFLNDFEFFLRTERSCNNNSAVKYIKNFGKIVRICLANGWIERDPFMNYHSKFNEVTRMFLNEQEIEVLFTKDFTNERLSLVRDIFLFSCFTGLAYIDTQKLTYQNINLGLDGSQWIYTKRQKTKTTSNIPILSQTEKIIKKYKNHPACLNSGKLLPILSNQKMNAYLKEIADLCGINKELTYHIARHTFATTVTLSNGVSIESVSKMLGHKSIKTTQHYAKILDSKVSEDMMLLKQKYLDKRM
- a CDS encoding cysteine desulfurase family protein gives rise to the protein MERIYLDNAATTPLDDEVIDCMVNVLKFNYGNPSSTHSLGQEAKTILEEVRRKIADSLRVTPGEIVFTSCGTESNNMIIKSAVNYLGVERIITSALEHKCVAETCLEMKKLKGVELVYLRPDSNGDFDLNKLEEVLKSSDKKTLVTLMHANNEIGNLLDIEKVAHLCKENNTLFHSDTVQTMAHLDLDFSKIPVDFASCSAHKFHGPKGAGFAFVRKSSGLKGIITGGPQERSLRAGTENVTGIAGLGKAWEISQEKMEEYKNHILEIKHYAIEQLKDKIHGIKFNGRSADDTSLYTVLNILLPYKNPLIGLQLDMTGIAISQGSACSSGAAKPSMVLMSVLSEEELENSTPVRVSFSHFTTKQDIDAFVSALLEIEKPFIIEKSDSLHR
- a CDS encoding metallophosphoesterase family protein yields the protein MKIALFSDIHANLPALEAFFEDVEKRNPDSIYCLGDLVGYNIWANEVVNEIRKRKIPTIAGNYDFGIGRMSNDCGCAYKTDGEKDNGKISISFTNSIMKDEERAYLRTLPAHIKVEFQLNEDKLNLLLVHGSPRKINEYLFEDREEKSMLRIMEQADADILCFGHTHKPYHRILNSGIDGKNHFRHAINIGSVGKPKDNDVRGGYVMLTINEDSSVLDKDSISVEFIRFDYDIEKSAKAVEESPLPNEYAENLRRGY
- a CDS encoding glycine cleavage system protein H; translated protein: MGEIVNADLPNVGYNFQQDEVFGSVEAVKTVRDLFMPVSGKIIETIDLLLKAPTLINDNPYKDGWLIKIEIKDLTELENLLTANQYKELTN
- a CDS encoding decaprenyl-phosphate phosphoribosyltransferase, encoding MKNYLKLMRVEQWVKNLFVFAPLFFSGNIMNAHLFNESLFAFVVFSFTASSIYILNDYVDIESDKKHPEKKNRPLASGAVSKRRAKFLFVLLILSSAVSIFVGNNIFQVSLWKFGVIIMTYFILNIFYTFKLKHVAIVDICIIALGFVLRVLAGGYVTGIIVTNWAILLTFVLALVLAIGKRRGELINAQVSGKTRKALDGYNVQFADIALSISCTLAIICYLMFTLSPEVQARFHPRVFYTVIFVVFAFLRYLQQTLVYNKTESPTKIVYKDRYIQITIVLWVIVFLLQIYFK
- a CDS encoding DUF6428 family protein, which produces MKLSDIKEILPTLDNVEFQLENGIFVPEHFHVTEVGVITKNFIDCGGTIRNEKVVNSQLWNADDYEHRLKPTKLLNIIKLSEEKFGMEDAEIEVEYQSGTIGKYDLEFNGKTFVLKNKTTACLAQDACGIPSEKQKKNLTELSVNNSNACTPGGGCC
- a CDS encoding ArsR/SmtB family transcription factor, coding for MGLTKSDMFSDEQNKLASLFKVFGHPARVAILQYIINQKSCICNDLVDKLGLAQATISQHLKELKYMGIIQGTIDGKSVCYCIEEKKWKEIQEYFNQFFEQEVKVNQCC
- a CDS encoding lipocalin family protein translates to MRKLIFLGMLGTALVATSCSSNKTGVSAGEAQALRADVMKLKGQWDISNIDFDRNYSIKPFDEGASINCFVGSSWTLIPNNYTGTYTLHGENGCPSKIQPITFSVDKNSVVSIKKVGDGEKAKRVLSGYKLLLENATADSFTLVQSLTADGKAMDVRYNFVRKGK